The Vigna unguiculata cultivar IT97K-499-35 chromosome 11, ASM411807v1, whole genome shotgun sequence genomic sequence AAGTAAAAAGTTATTTACGATTACATGTATGATTCTCGAAGTCCCAAAGCATGTTGAATGATGATAGAAGAATTAGGCAAGGAAGAGGAAGTACCCTTAACATGTTTTCAAAGTAGAGATTCACAGAGAATTAGTTTGAATACTCTTCAGTCATTAATGATTGTTAGAGACTTGGACGAAAGAGGTGGAACACTACAGGACtaataatacaaaaaagtaCTCCTAACTTCTATGATTGAAATTCTCCGTCATTGTCTAGTTTGTTTTAAGACaacaaataaatagtaaatagcCTTGTTTTATACTTGTCTTGCAATGATTTTGCGGTGATTTCTAGTATGTGTTATACTCGATATACACAAAAAGAAAGGGATTTGTAATTAACTTATCGAAAGGAACATAAAGAATGACAATTTTCGGTTGTTCAATAATGTTTTTAGGAGTAacctcaaattttaataaatattttatgaaacggCTAACCACCTTACAAGTAAACTTTCCAAGAACTAAAACTAGTGAAACATAAATAAGTTACtcagaaaatatatatatatatatatatatatatatatatttttttttttttttcgctcGTAATTAAAGGGTCTAATTTTGTACAGAATTAAATTATAACGTACTTTTGAAGgtttttataagataaaaagtTTCACACCATGATTATATCATAATTAAACtattgtttttttgttaaacaCAATCAAACTCCTCTTTAAAACCCTTTTCTGAGTGCTTTTTAGCTGCTGGGGAAAGAACAGGGTTTGGTAGGAAGTTTGGCTTTTCGCatgatttaattttactatgatGTAGGGAGGACCTGGTAAAGGTTAGAAGCACAAAGTATCCATCCCTATTCCTAAAGGATAGAAAGACATAAAGCATCGGAAAGAAAAGATTGGAACATTTGTTTGCAGAATCTGAGAGGAATTTGGTCCATGATACAAAAAGCCATTCATACCCTATTGAGAATAAATGGCATCTGCATCTGTCTTTTTCGTACAATCTACGAATTGCATCCCTAAAATGTCTCCACGAACAAAAATAATGTAAGATAGAGCACGACGCCGCAGGCTAGCCAATGAATGAATCATACAAGAATCATAATCGTCTTTATGCAagtatccattttttttaaaataacaaaaattgctAAGAATAATCAACATGCCATGTGAACTTTTTTATGCTGGCTATTTAATTACTCAACCATGGGCCATTCTGTTGCTCAAcgtggaaagaagaaaatggttcaCATCCAGcttttcatttatttacttttatttaacttGATCTGATTTCACACATTGTTTGTTCATTCTATTTTTACATGCAACGGGAGAGACATCTTTCTATTTTGCATATATAACAAAAGGGGTTCTGATTTCTCAATTTCTGTCCCCAAAGAAGGCAAAAGTTCCTTGGAATGCTTCTTCGAGCGACTTCTTGCCATCAATCCATGAAAATAAGCACTTCCACCCGTTTATATGACAGTGCCATCTTCTATTGTTGCCTTCTCCAATATGACTGTGATTCCTGATCGAATGTAAAATCCATCTTCTGGTCTATCTGCTTCTTGAACTCCCTACAGACCAATAATTTGCATGTTAATAGGTAACATCATATCATTATACTAATGACTTCTTCTTCAAAATTATCCAAAACTAACAAAATTGGCTCAAATGTAAAACCAAGATAAGGCAATCATGCTTACATCTTTGTTTGTGATGATGACATCTTTCCCTATCTTTGCATTCTTGTCAATTATGCAGTTTCTTCAACAAGGACAACAGGTAATAAATATCAGATGACTAATTGGTACATGTTAAACCAAGTCTTTATCATTATAATGACACATTTGTAGTTAGTGTCAACTTCTAAAACCAACTTGTATTGTTCATCTTAGAGTGAGATTACCTAATTTTTGTATTCCTTCCAATCCCAATGGGAACCTTCCCCTCTGCCAGAAGAGAAGCAATTTCTGATTCAGTTTGGTAATAGTCAGCTCCCATCATTACAGTGTCCTGTAAAAGGTGGTTTTAGAATTTGAGATGGTATGAATCTTAAAACAGAAGGGCATAGCAATTAGAATACTTGGTTTAGAAATTGTGGTAGTTATTACCCGGAGCTCAACACCATAATCCAAACGTGAACGTTCCCCCACTATGGAATGTTGAACGATACATTCCCTAAGGAAACATCCATGGGAGATTATTGCATCCACAATCTACAGAGCAAATAAAGTATTACAAGTGACACATCTCATGAAACTACTAGAAAACTTATCAATTTGTGATCAGTGATCACAGTCATACCCGGCATTTGTCAATCTTTGTGGGTGGTAGGAATCTTGGAGAGGTGTAAATGGGTGTTTTGGGGTCATAAAATTTGAACATTGGATTCTGCAAGAGAGGAGCACAATACAGATATTAGTTTCAAGACATTGACAATTTGCTACATTCTATCATCTTCTTGAAGTCTGAGTTTCATTGTAATTAGGCTTTTGGATCTTGAGCCATTACTGATTATACTATGTTAATTTATTCTCCTCTGAATTAACAAACTTGACATGACAATAGTAAATATTTTGAACTCACCTCTTCAGTCAGAGCCAAGTTAGCATcgtaaaatgattttattgttCCAATGTCTTCCCAATAGTCATTGTATAAATACGCCTGAAAGAGGATAACAGACATTCAACTTTTGTATTGTTACCTCATTTAGCAGTGACCAGTTCCTTGCAAATGCAAGATATTCATCTTTCTAGTCTAGAATAGATCCAAACATTTGAAAGGAAATATGTTTAGTGCAGTTTCTCTTACCTGAACATTGTGTTCCCTCACAGCTGCAGGAATGATTTCAGATCCGAAGTCATTAGCTGTAGGGTACCTCCATTTCAAAAGTTTGAGTAAAACATCCGTCTTGAATACATAAACCCCCATTGATGCAATATATGGTGACTTTTTTGCCTCATTGGGTAACAACCCGAAAACAGAAGTATCTGCTTGCTGCATACAAGCAACATGAACACATGCTTAGAATGAGAAACGAGATAAAGATACACATTATTATGCTGTAACATATAACTTAATATGTTTTATACGTCACTGTgtgattctatatatatatatatatatatgttctgtCTGATAGTGACAAGGAACCTATTTTAGTGGATCAGTCATTGGCCTTGGGACTTACCATTGCTTTTAGATCAGGACCCTTGGGTTTTTCTGAAAAATGGATGATGCGACCTCTGGCATCTACCTTGACCAATCCATAATCTGATGCACGGCTGAGAAAAAGTGATGTAGGTAATGAGACTTGAATAATATTAGATTTGGTCGAATGTTGTGTTGAGGAAGTTAGTGTCTTTGCTCTCTTTCTATAGTGACTCTTCCTTTCCAATGGAAGAGAATATATTCTCCCAGTAGCACGGTGGTGTAGAAACAAAGAAACATGCcacttcaaaaagaaaaaaaaaatacaacaaaaagaAGCACATGTAAAAGGTTAAACACACCTCTCACCTACAGCAGCACATGATACTGTAATATCTGCATTTCTGTCAACGTGACTCTGCATATTTATTACAAGATAGATAACCAGTGAATAAGAACTGtgaaaaagaatgaagaaaCACTCCAGTGTCTAGGAAAAATTGTTAAAAGACTTGATGCAAGAACATAAGAAGAGTAGGAGAAAAGGAGAGAACTAAATTTTCTAAGAGAGTTAATTGCCATAATTCTGTGAACAATACTAAATATTCACAGCACACAATTAACAATGAGTTCCAAGAATTTGGGTCTAAGATAATTGCTTCGCTAATAATGGGTCTTAGTTAACAACAATTAACCTGCATACCTGCACAAGATCCATGTAATCCATTCGGTATAGATGATCTCCGGCCAAGATCAACACATTCTCAATGTTTGTGTTTTTGGCATCCTACAACGTTTTCAAACTATCACTATTCTATTCAACTTGAGAGGAAAAAAAACATGAGAGGTGCATGCAGTATATAAgaaagattatacctcaaatacCCATGTAAATTGCCTCACAGCATCTGCGGTTCCTTGGAACCATTTCTTCCCAGCTTCTCCTGGAGTTTGAGTAGCCGCCAGAACCTATTAAGTATTTTTGAGTTGTTTTgtcatattaaattataatgaacaaaaacagtGACAGGTCAACAATCATTCTTGTGGCTTATACTTCTTTATCAGTCACAGCACATAAAACTGTATctccaataaaaatataatacaattttatgtCTTGTTTTGTTTCCCACAAACATATCTTACACAAAAAACCAACCAGAGAATAATGATGTATGAGTCATTTATGACCTCTAACAATCACCATCCTATTCTGGATACATACCTCCACACATCCATCGCCAAAGTTGATTCCATTTCCAAAATAGGTGCGTGAGATGTGACGGTTGAGCGATGCAGAGTTGAATTGGGTCAGTACAAATATCTTGTTGAGGCCACTGTTGATGCAGTTGCTCATTGGGATGTCTATAAGCCTGTAACATCCTCCAACAGGAACCTGCAGAAACAGACATGCTTTATCATCTCATCTCAACATGGAAGTGGAACTCCAAGAAAGTGATGATTTTTACTCACAGCAGGTGTAGCAGCTCGTTTGGTGAGAGGAAATAGTTGAATCCCAGGACCCCCTCCCAGAATGATGGAAACAACGTTTTTGGGGTCAGCCTTTCTTCTGAGAAACGCTGGCATTTGAAAAGTCTGAAATTGATATTCAAAATGAGATCATGAAAACTGGAAGTTAGAAAGTATAAAATGGATCCAACAGCAGAATTGAACTTACCACTGATTCTTTGGTAGTACTTGAAGTAAGAACAGCAGAAACAACACCAGGTTTTGCGTTCTTCACCCTCTCCTGGGTTCTCAAACTTAAGGCCAATTGGTTAGCGATCCAAGGACTGTAATTAAGGCTCCCTTTGAGTCTCTCACCTAAAAAACCACCATCTTGACGAAAAATATTGTCTTTTCTCGAGTTTACGAAATGGGTATTGGCTTTCAAGGTCACACGAGCAGACACCATTGTGATTGCCTCAATTCTGAGAAAAACCTGAATTTCAGATACCCCAGATGGTAATGATGTGCAACAGTTCAATTCCTTGCAAAAAGACAACCTCCAAATCTCAAAAGCTTGTACTTTGAAGTTCCAACTGTAAGCAAACCAAGTGAAGTATACATTACATTATAATAGTACAGCACAAAGCTGGAGTCACAGTTGATTCTGTCAGAAACTTAAAGTGACACTAAAATAAGAGCAATgaatggaaagaaaagaaaaatcttacTTTACAACAGTAggaatatgaaaagaaaaaccaaggaagatgaagaaagaaaaactcAACACGCCCAGTTACTTGGAAAGGAATTAAAGCAAACAGTTAGAGTATGAACTATGAAGA encodes the following:
- the LOC114170540 gene encoding glucose-1-phosphate adenylyltransferase large subunit 1-like, with product MVSARVTLKANTHFVNSRKDNIFRQDGGFLGERLKGSLNYSPWIANQLALSLRTQERVKNAKPGVVSAVLTSSTTKESVTFQMPAFLRRKADPKNVVSIILGGGPGIQLFPLTKRAATPAVPVGGCYRLIDIPMSNCINSGLNKIFVLTQFNSASLNRHISRTYFGNGINFGDGCVEVLAATQTPGEAGKKWFQGTADAVRQFTWVFEDAKNTNIENVLILAGDHLYRMDYMDLVQSHVDRNADITVSCAAVGESRASDYGLVKVDARGRIIHFSEKPKGPDLKAMQADTSVFGLLPNEAKKSPYIASMGVYVFKTDVLLKLLKWRYPTANDFGSEIIPAAVREHNVQAYLYNDYWEDIGTIKSFYDANLALTEENPMFKFYDPKTPIYTSPRFLPPTKIDKCRIVDAIISHGCFLRECIVQHSIVGERSRLDYGVELRDTVMMGADYYQTESEIASLLAEGKVPIGIGRNTKIRNCIIDKNAKIGKDVIITNKDGVQEADRPEDGFYIRSGITVILEKATIEDGTVI